A window from Candidatus Woesearchaeota archaeon encodes these proteins:
- a CDS encoding haloacid dehalogenase-like hydrolase: MSGLPISSNTDKEMKIMKKLVLWDIDGTILTDGGAGHRAFEKAIGSFLNLAKIRHVRKAGKTDPAIIREMLMANGYDHGQIDVTSKLLNEYAKYFAEEFSKAKDAKLISNSYDAVTALAGNGDCVQGLVTGNLKSIALDKMRKFGLIAYLADGGFGSDSDERNAIAEIAVKRFRKKYPDIAEIFLVGDTQSDIRAGKHIGAIVIAVGTAEKRAEFEAAGADFIMGNLKEISQIIK, translated from the coding sequence ATGTCAGGATTGCCAATATCATCCAATACAGACAAAGAGATGAAAATCATGAAAAAACTGGTTTTGTGGGATATTGACGGAACAATACTGACAGACGGAGGTGCCGGACATAGGGCATTTGAAAAGGCAATAGGGTCTTTCCTTAATTTGGCCAAAATAAGGCATGTGCGCAAAGCCGGCAAGACAGACCCGGCAATTATCAGAGAAATGCTCATGGCTAATGGCTATGACCATGGGCAAATTGATGTCACCTCCAAATTGCTGAATGAGTACGCAAAATATTTTGCAGAAGAATTTTCAAAGGCAAAGGATGCCAAGCTCATCTCAAATTCCTATGACGCTGTCACGGCACTGGCAGGAAATGGGGACTGTGTGCAGGGGCTGGTAACGGGAAATCTTAAGTCTATTGCGCTGGATAAAATGAGAAAATTTGGCTTAATTGCTTACCTCGCTGATGGTGGCTTTGGCTCTGATTCTGATGAGCGAAACGCTATTGCGGAAATAGCGGTAAAACGTTTTCGGAAGAAATACCCTGACATTGCGGAGATTTTTCTGGTTGGAGATACTCAGAGCGATATCAGGGCAGGTAAGCATATTGGAGCAATAGTAATTGCTGTCGGAACCGCAGAAAAAAGGGCAGAATTTGAGGCGGCTGGTGCTGATTTTATAATGGGTAACTTAAAAGAAATATCACAAATCATCAAATAG
- a CDS encoding adenylosuccinate synthase, which yields MGVTIIAGAQYGDEGKGRVVDELSSRFDYNVRYQGGDNAGHTVTFGNKEYIVHLIPSGIFHASVITILGSGMVVNPESILKEMQMLNDAGFSTENMLISRDANVLLPFHQVLDEMRERQENRIGTTKKGVGFAYADVMTREALKFFDLLDERSFYEKLSEQIATKKKILAGLYNWEGDLGYIVDSARQWRERLLPHVTDTKTLLKNAINAGKNVLFEGQLGTMRDINLGVYPYVTSSTTVPAGVSIYEGIPPDKFENIVGVVKTYETCVGSGPFVTEIFGDVAEHIKQIANEYGATTKRPRRIGGLDMLALKYSVDAAGFNKLALTHLDILDQFHEIPVCVAYEIDGNRVDEFTPNRALLEKANPVYEHIPGWKSSTRGMTDASKLPSQARYFVDFIQSSTNRPVHMITTGPSRGETIYMK from the coding sequence ATGGGAGTTACAATAATTGCAGGCGCCCAGTATGGGGACGAGGGCAAGGGGAGAGTAGTAGATGAATTATCATCTCGTTTTGATTATAATGTCAGGTATCAAGGAGGGGACAATGCAGGGCATACAGTAACCTTTGGCAATAAAGAGTATATCGTGCATCTTATCCCTTCAGGAATATTTCATGCATCAGTAATAACAATTCTTGGATCAGGCATGGTTGTAAATCCTGAAAGTATATTGAAGGAGATGCAAATGCTCAACGATGCCGGCTTCAGCACTGAAAATATGCTGATCTCACGGGATGCAAATGTCTTGCTTCCGTTTCATCAGGTTCTCGATGAGATGAGAGAGAGGCAAGAAAATAGGATAGGCACAACAAAAAAAGGGGTTGGGTTTGCTTATGCAGATGTGATGACGCGTGAAGCGCTGAAATTTTTTGACCTTCTGGACGAACGTAGTTTCTATGAGAAACTATCTGAACAGATTGCAACCAAAAAGAAAATTCTTGCAGGGTTGTATAATTGGGAAGGTGATTTGGGGTATATTGTTGACAGCGCCAGACAGTGGAGGGAGAGGCTTCTTCCCCATGTAACGGATACAAAAACTTTGCTTAAGAATGCAATCAATGCCGGAAAAAATGTGCTATTCGAGGGGCAGCTTGGCACTATGAGAGATATCAACTTAGGTGTATACCCATATGTAACTTCATCCACCACAGTGCCTGCTGGAGTTAGCATTTATGAGGGAATTCCACCAGACAAGTTTGAAAACATAGTCGGTGTGGTGAAGACATATGAAACATGTGTCGGTAGCGGCCCATTTGTCACTGAGATTTTCGGGGATGTTGCAGAACATATCAAGCAAATTGCCAATGAGTATGGGGCAACAACAAAGAGACCCAGAAGAATAGGTGGATTGGATATGCTTGCACTAAAATACTCTGTGGATGCTGCAGGCTTCAACAAGTTGGCGCTCACTCATTTGGACATTTTGGATCAATTCCATGAGATTCCGGTGTGCGTTGCCTACGAAATCGATGGCAACAGAGTGGACGAGTTCACCCCAAATAGGGCTCTGCTGGAAAAGGCAAACCCGGTATATGAGCATATTCCAGGATGGAAATCATCGACTAGAGGGATGACCGATGCATCAAAGCTTCCGTCACAAGCCCGTTATTTTGTGGATTTCATTCAGTCATCTACAAACCGGCCTGTGCATATGATAACCACCGGTCCATCCAGGGGTGAAACAATATACATGAAATAA